Proteins encoded in a region of the Cyclopterus lumpus isolate fCycLum1 chromosome 23, fCycLum1.pri, whole genome shotgun sequence genome:
- the ano6 gene encoding anoctamin-6, with amino-acid sequence MSNNDIFEMDSRETDALEGDTILDMINEDVVYPEEFLPTYHSIKEGAIIKKALLTEFNDKPDSLFFNDGVRRIDFILAYEDEDKKDFEKRHTFQRRKRWREYFEASLMKMGMELEAIQSVIDEKLLFVKVHMPWDVLCTYAEVLHIKLPIQPNDLSSRPSRWRFLSCITKHFYPNEELITKETEFFTAPFEKDRLEYFYVRDKDVFFTASMRSRMAYYILSRAPYEIRGNIKKFGITKLLDRGVYKAAYPLHDSRFNVESKEEGCPNERFLLYKEWAHPKSFYKMQPLNLIRKYYGEKIGIYFAWLGFYTIMLALAAVVGLGCFIYGYRTQDTSTWSKEVCDPEIGGKIVMCPQCDKECKYWRLNSTCEASKKLCIFDNFGTLVFAVFMSIWVTLFLEFWKRYQAELEYTWDTVEFLEQEQSPRPEYEAKCIYERKNPITGVKETVPYTACGRCLRLSIGIGTVLFWILLILASIVAIIVYRLAAFFAFSAKLRAQDMKELEPLKEYVTPQMATSVTASLISFVVIMILNTLYERVAIWITDFELPRTRTDYENSLTLKMFLFQFVNYYSSCFYIAFAKGKAVGYPGDPVYLLGKYRNEECDPGGCLIELTTQLSIIMGGKAIWNNIQEVLLPWVKNLILRHCTRGPSEKVIPRWEQDYRLQSLSKLGLFYEYLEMVIQFGFVTLFVASFPLAPVLALVNNLFEIRVDAWKITTQFRRIVPEKAQDIGAWQPILQGIAILAVATNAMIIAFTSDMIPRLVYYWSFSVYPYGDHLNHTMQGYTNSSLSIFNINDFSNNSRPMKTPYNITTCRYRDFRYAPGHPKEYEYTIYYWHVIAAKMAFIIVLEHIVYFTKFILSYVIPDVPYAVKEQIKREKYLTQVVLHETNLKLVTKRLKPVNDGIVKFAEVNLTREEMELDF; translated from the exons ATGAGCAACAACGACATCTTCGAGATGGACTCGCGTGAGACAGATGCGTTGGAGGGTGATACTATCCTGGACATGATCAACGAGGACGTTG TTTACCCCGAGGAGTTTTTACCAACATACCACAGTATTAAAGAAGGAGCAATAATCAAGAAAGCACTACTG ACTGAGTTTAATGACAAACCCGACTCCTTGTTCTTCAATGACGGCGTGAGGAGGATCGACTTCATCCTGGCCTACGAAGATGAGGATAAGAAGGATTTTGAGAAGAGGCACACGTTCCAGCGGCGCAAG AGGTGGCGAGAGTACTTTGAAGCCAGCCTGATGAAGATGGGAATGGAGCTGGAGGCCATACAATCT GTAATAGATGAGAAACTTCTGTTTGTGAAAGTCCACATGCCGTGGGACGTGCTGTGCACCTACGCCGAGGTGCTGCACATCAAGCTCCCCATCCAGCCCAACGACCTGTCCTCGCGCCCCTCCCGGTGGCGCTTTCTCTCCTGCATCACCAAGCACTTCTACCCCAACGAGGAGCTGATCACCAAGGAGACGGAGTTCTTCACCGCCCCCTTTGAGAAGGACCGCCTGGAGTACTTCTACGTGAGGGACAAAGACGTCTTCTTCACTGCGTCCATGAGGAGCAGGATG gCGTATTACATCCTGAGTCGTGCCCCCTATGAAATACGAGGGAACATTAAGAAGTTTGGCATCACCAAATTATTGGATAGAGGAGTGTACAAAGCTGCCTATCCCCTCCACGAC TCAAGGTTCAACGTCGAGTCCAAAGAGGAGGGCTGCCCCAACGAGAGATTTCTGCTCTATAAGGAGTGGGCTCATCCCAAAAGCTTCTACAAGATGCAACCACTGAACCTCATTCG GAAGTATTATGGGGAGAAGATTGGCATTTACTTTGCCTGGTTGGGCTTCTACACAATAATGCTGGCTCTGGCTGCTGTTGTGGGACTGGGTTGTTTCATTTATGGATACAGGACTCAAGACACCAGCACCTGGAG CAAAGAGGTGTGCGACCCTGAAATTGGAGGGAAGATTGTGATGTGTCCACAGTGTGACAAAGAATGCAAATATTGGAGGTTGAACAGCACGTGCGAAGCTTCGAAA aAACTTTGCATATTTGATAACTTTGGAACCTTGGTGTTTGCAGTTTTCATGTCAATCTGGG TCACTTTGTTCCTGGAGTTCTGGAAGCGCTACCAGGCAGAGCTGGAGTACACGTGGGACACTGTGGAGTTTCTGGAGCAGGAGCAGTCACCTCGGCCAGAATATGAAGCAAAGTGCATCTATGAGAGGAAGAACCCTATAACAGGG GTGAAAGAAACCGTGCCCTACACAGCCTGCGGACGATGTCTTCGGTTGTCGATAGGAATTGGGACAGTCTTATTCTGg ATTCTGTTGATCCTGGCGTCCATTGTGGCCATCATTGTTTATCGCCTGGCTGCCTTTTTTGCCTTCTCGGCTAAACTCAGAGCTCAGGACATGAAGGAGCTAGAACCCTTAAAGGAGTATGTGACACCTCAGATGGCCACCTCTGTCACAGCCTCCCTCATCAGCTTCGTTGTGATTATGATCCTCAACACTCTCTATGAGCGGGTCGCCATCTGGATCACAGACTTTG AGCTGCCACGGACCAGGACCGACTACGAGAACAGCTTGACCCTGAAGATGTTCCTCTTTCAGTTCGTCAACTATTACTCCTCCTGTTTCTACATCGCCTTCGCCAAAGGGAAAGCGGTTGGCTATCCTGGAGATCCTGTTTACCTCTTGGGAAAATACCGGAACGAGGAG TGTGATCCAGGTGGTTGTCTGATTGAGTTAACGACTCAGCTCTCTATCATCATGGGCGGAAAAGCCATCTGGAACAACATCCAAGAGGTCTTGCTACC GTGGGTGAAAAATTTAATTCTCCGCCACTGCACTCGTGGGCCTTCAGAGAAGGTGATTCCTCGCTGGGAGCAGGACTACCGGCTGCAGTCCCTCTCAAAACTAGGGCTTTTCTATGAATATTTGGAGATGG TCATCCAGTTTGGCTTTGTGACCCTGTTCGTCGCCTCCTTCCCACTGGCGCCGGTCCTGGCTCTGGTCAACAACCTGTTTGAGATCCGGGTTGATGCTTGGAAAATCACCACTCAGTTTCGCCGCATCGTCCCAGAGAAGGCACAGGACATCGGGGCCTGGCAGCCCATTCTTCAAGGCATCGCTATATTGGCTGTCGCAACAAAT GCCATGATAATCGCTTTTACATCCGACATGATTCCACGGTTGGTCTACTACTGGTCTTTCTCGGTGTACCCATATGGAGATCACCTTAATCATACCATGCAGGGCTACACCAACAGCTCGCTGTCTATATTCAACATCAACGACTTCTCCAACAATAGCAGGCCCATGAAGACACCTTACAACATCACCACCTGCAG GTATCGAGATTTCCGGTATGCTCCTGGGCACCCGAAGGAGTATGAGTACACAATCTACTACTGGCATGTGATCGCTGCCAAAATGGCTTTTATAATCGTTCTAGAG CACATTGTTTACTTCACGAAGTTCATCCTGTCCTACGTGATCCCGGATGTCCCATACGCTGTGAAAGAACAGATCAAACGAGAGAAGTACTTGACCCAGGTTGTCCTCCATGAGACCAACCTCAAGCTGGTGACCAAGCGTCTGAAACCAGTCAACGACGGGATTGTCAAGTTTGCAGAGGTGAACCTGACACGGGAGGAGATGGAACTGGatttctga
- the ints13 gene encoding integrator complex subunit 13 — protein MKMFSVAHKTVFVVDHCPYMAESSRQQVECDVLTKSRAQGVIPLAPVSKSLWTCAVECSMEYCRILYDVYPLHKLINYIVSDSEFHILNSWRQEDQSTHELMSALAAVGPPNPREDPECCSILHGLVAAVESLSKITELQHERRTSLMDTAERVANRGRIICLTNAKSDTHVRMLEDCIQETILEQNKLAAGSDRLMAIQQCDLILVHIHPQGEDTLVSDRPKKEISPLLTSEIHCVRAGRHLSTKLNILVQQNFDLASTTITNIPMKEEQHANTSANYDVELLHHRDAHLEFFKSGDLHMAGTSTRENGLKETITLKWCTPRTNSIELHYCTGAYRISPTDVNSRPSSCLTNFLLNGRSVLLEQPRKSGSKVISHMLSSHGGEIFLHVLNSNRSTLEDPPSISEGCGGRVTDYRITDFGEFMRENRLTPVSESSHDPSGKLPVERAKAQLERHTRYWPMIISQTTIFNMQAVVPLANLIVKETLSEEDVLTCQKTVYNLVDMERKNDPLPISTVGSRGKGPKRDEQYRIMWNELETLVKTHAGATDRHQRVLDCIIACRSKPPEEEERKKRGRKREDREDRTEKNGSKDTDDKSWQESERLKGLVDKEEQESEVIKDSPDSPEPLNKKPRLCTEEVQPPERAKGPVSLLTMWSNRITVANSRKHQEFVGRVSSVNNKFELYQQLKDENGMDVHENGKASR, from the exons ATGAAGATGTTCTCAGTGGCTCACAAGACTGTCTTTGTGGTGGACCACTGTCCCTACATGGCAGAGTCAAGTCGTCAGCAGGTGGAGTGTGATGTGCTGACAAAGAGTCGAGCTCAAGGGGTTATTCCTTTGGCCCCTGTGTCCAAGTCCCTGTGGACCTGTGCTGTGGAGTGCTCCATGGAGTACTGCCGGATCCTCTACGATGTTTATCCACTGCACAAACTG ATTAATTACATTGTGAGTGATTCTGAGTTCCACATCTTGAATAGCTGGAGGCAGGAAGACCAAAGCACTCATGAG CTCATGTCGGCTCTTGCAGCTGTCGGGCCACCTAACCCACGCGAGGACCCCGAGTGTTGCAGCATCCTGCATGGGCTGGTTGCTGCGGTGGAGTCGTTAAGCAAGATCACAGAGTTGCAGCACGAGAGGCGCACCAGCCTGATGGACACAGCTGAGAGAGTTGCCAATAGGGGTCGTATTATCTGCTTAACCAATGCTAAAAG TGATACTCATGTGCGGATGTTGGAAGACTGCATCCAAGAGACTATTTTAGAACAAAACAAGCTGGCAGCAGGATCAGATAG GCTGATGGCCATCCAGCAGTGTGACCTGATCTTAGTTCACATCCACCCACAGGGTGAGGACACGCTGGTATCTGACCGGCCGAAGAAAGAG ATCTCCCCTCTGCTCACAAGCGAGATTCACTGCGTTCGTGCCGGGCGGCACCTTTCCACCAAACTCAACATTCTGGTCCAGCAGAACTTTGACTTGGCCTCCACCACCATAACAAACATCCCCATGAAG GAAGAGCAGCACGCCAACACATCGGCCAATTATGACGTTGAGCTCCTGCATCACCGAGATGCTCACCTGGAGTTCTTCAAAAGTG gagACTTGCATATGGCTGGCACCAGCACTCGAGAAAatggactgaaagagacaatCACACTGAAATGGTGCACTCCACGAACCAACAGCATAG AACTGCATTACTGTACAGGAGCTTACCGCATCTCCCCCACAGACGTAAACAGTCGTCCCTCGTCATGTTTAACAAACTTTCTCCTCAACG GTCGATCGGTGCTGCTGGAGCAGCCGAGAAAgtcggggtcaaaggtcatcagcCACATGCTCAGCAGCCACGGAGGCGAGATCTTCCTGCACGTGCTCAACAGCAACCGCTCAACGCTGGAGGACCCGCCCTCCATCAGCGAGGGCTGTGGAGGCCGAGTGACCGACTACCGCATCACT GATTTTGGTGAATTCATGAGGGAGAACCGGCTCACTCCTGTTTCAGAGTCGTCCCATGATCCCTCGGGGAAGCTACCAGTTGAGAGGGCCAAAGCTCAGCTGGAACGCCACACTCGATACTGGCCAATGATCATCTCCCAGACCACCATCTTCAACATGCAGGCA GTGGTTCCTTTAGCTAACCTGATAGTGAAAGAGACTTTGTCTGAGGAGGATGTTCTGACCTGCCAGAAGACAGTTTACAACCTGGTGGACATGGAGAGGAAGAACGACCCTCTCCCTATTTCCACCGTGGGATCCAGAGGAAAAGGCCCAAAGAG AGATGAACAGTATCGTATAATGTGGAACGAGCTTGAGACGTTAGTGAAAACTCACGCCGGCGCCACTGACAGACACCAGCGGGTTCTGGACTGCATCATTGCCTGTCGCAGCAAAcctcctgaggaggaggagaggaagaagagagggaggaagagggaggataGGGAAGACAGGACAGAGAAGAATGGCAGCAAGGACACAGATGACAAAAGCTGGCAGGAGTCCGAGAG ACTTAAAGGTTTGGTAGATAAAGAAGAGCAGGAGTCGGAGGTGATCAAGGATTCCCCGGACTCTCCAGAGCCGCTCAACAAGAAGCCGCGCCTCTGTACGGAGGAGGTTCAGCCTCCAGAGAGAGCAAAAG GTCCGGTCTCGCTCCTTACCATGTGGAGCAATCGCATCACTGTAGCCAATTCCAGGAAGCACCAAGAGTTTGTCGGAAGAGTGAGCTCCGTCAACAACAAGTTTGAGTTGTACCAGCAGCTCAAAGACGAAAATGG GATGGATGTCCACGAAAACGGCAAGGCCTCTAGATGA